The following coding sequences lie in one Mesorhizobium sp. NZP2298 genomic window:
- a CDS encoding LysR family transcriptional regulator produces MKRSHLPLNGLRAFEAAARHLSFTGAGLELRVTQAAISHQVKGLEEVLGVRLFRRLPHGLTLSDEGEALLPVLSDAFNRISITLDRFEGGRFHDIVTVGVVGTFASGWLIPRLALFHQAYPDIELRISTNNNRVNLAADGLDFAIRFGDGSWQGTDNTPLMSGSFSPACAPDIAARLRDPSDLARETLLCSYREDEWLRWFEAAGRHCPPIKGIVFDSSVTMANAAVQGAGVALLPVSMFSREFGCGQLVQPFGSTVDVGRYWLSARRRRQNSQAMTTFADWLTAQTLRSADALAAVDHQRLAGHEG; encoded by the coding sequence ATGAAGCGATCGCATCTTCCGCTGAACGGCTTGCGCGCCTTCGAGGCCGCCGCACGGCATCTCAGCTTCACCGGCGCCGGCCTCGAACTGCGCGTCACCCAGGCCGCCATCAGCCATCAGGTCAAGGGCCTTGAAGAGGTGCTTGGCGTCCGGCTCTTCCGCCGGCTGCCGCACGGGCTGACCTTAAGCGATGAAGGCGAAGCCTTGCTGCCGGTGCTGAGCGACGCCTTCAACAGGATTAGCATCACGCTCGACCGTTTCGAGGGCGGCCGCTTCCACGACATCGTCACCGTCGGCGTCGTCGGCACCTTCGCCTCGGGCTGGCTGATCCCACGATTAGCGCTGTTCCACCAGGCCTATCCGGACATCGAACTGCGCATCTCGACCAACAACAACCGGGTCAACCTCGCCGCCGACGGCCTCGACTTCGCCATCCGCTTCGGCGACGGCTCCTGGCAAGGGACGGACAACACGCCGCTGATGTCAGGCTCGTTCTCGCCTGCTTGCGCGCCCGACATAGCCGCGCGCCTGCGCGACCCCTCCGATCTCGCCCGCGAAACGCTGCTCTGCTCCTACCGGGAGGACGAGTGGCTGCGCTGGTTCGAGGCGGCGGGGCGCCATTGCCCACCGATCAAGGGCATCGTCTTCGATTCCTCCGTCACCATGGCCAACGCCGCCGTCCAGGGCGCCGGCGTGGCGCTGCTGCCGGTCTCGATGTTCAGCCGCGAGTTTGGTTGCGGCCAGCTGGTACAGCCCTTCGGCAGCACGGTCGATGTCGGCCGCTACTGGCTGTCGGCAAGACGCAGGCGGCAGAACTCGCAGGCGATGACGACCTTCGCGGACTGGCTAACGGCGCAAACACTGCGATCAGCCGATGCTCTCGCCGCCGTCGATCACCAGCGCCTGGCCGGTCATGAAGGATGA
- a CDS encoding SDR family NAD(P)-dependent oxidoreductase translates to MILKDRIAVVTGAGSGIGRAGAMIMAREGATVVIADRDQAGGEATASDIRAAGGSAEAIAADVSDDADVEQLLAGTLQRHGRIDILHNHAGIQVGGTLTEVGTDGMDASWRVNVRAQFLAARIVMPSMIAQGGGVILNTASNSGVFYDREMIAYATSKHAVVAMTRQMSLDYARHNVRVNALCPGWVDTPFNEPFIAQMGGREAIETYVRTKIPMGRWASAEEIAEAILFLVSDRSSFMTGQALVIDGGESIG, encoded by the coding sequence ATGATCCTCAAAGACCGCATCGCCGTGGTGACAGGCGCGGGTTCCGGCATCGGCCGCGCCGGCGCCATGATCATGGCCAGGGAAGGCGCGACGGTCGTCATCGCCGACAGGGACCAGGCCGGCGGCGAGGCGACAGCCTCGGATATCCGCGCGGCGGGCGGCAGTGCCGAGGCAATTGCCGCCGACGTTTCGGATGACGCGGATGTCGAGCAGCTCCTTGCCGGCACGCTCCAAAGGCATGGTCGCATCGACATCCTGCATAATCACGCCGGCATCCAGGTCGGCGGTACGCTGACCGAGGTCGGAACCGACGGCATGGATGCCTCGTGGAGGGTCAATGTGCGGGCGCAATTCCTGGCGGCGAGGATCGTCATGCCGTCGATGATCGCGCAAGGCGGCGGCGTCATCCTCAACACTGCCTCGAATTCGGGTGTCTTCTACGACCGCGAGATGATCGCCTACGCTACGTCGAAACATGCGGTGGTGGCGATGACGCGGCAAATGTCGCTCGACTATGCCCGGCATAATGTGCGCGTCAACGCGCTCTGCCCGGGCTGGGTCGACACGCCGTTCAACGAGCCGTTCATCGCCCAGATGGGCGGACGCGAGGCGATCGAAACCTATGTCCGCACCAAGATCCCGATGGGCCGCTGGGCGAGTGCGGAAGAGATAGCGGAGGCGATCCTGTTCCTCGTCTCCGACCGGTCATCCTTCATGACCGGCCAGGCGCTGGTGATCGACGGCGGCGAGAGCATCGGCTGA
- a CDS encoding ABC transporter permease: MRAFVIAVFGFLYLPIALVVLFSFNAGRHASEFTGFSVQWYGTALSNPFLVEALKNSLFIATTSALLAAVFGTAAALGLARVGIRTRAVFDALLGAAIVVPGVVIGISTLVALVQLFAFVNPFLASIWPDDQPPRLSLGYGSIIAAHGLFSMALVTMIVGTRLGSLDRNLVEASSDLYATPLTTFRSIVLPQIMPAVVAGFLLAFTFSFDDFIIAFFVAGAQTTLPIYVFASIRRGVTPEINAIATIVLVASVLLVVLAQWQLRQRKPSN; the protein is encoded by the coding sequence ATGCGCGCCTTCGTCATTGCCGTTTTCGGTTTCCTCTATCTGCCGATCGCGCTGGTCGTGCTGTTCTCCTTCAATGCCGGCCGCCATGCCAGCGAGTTCACCGGTTTTTCGGTGCAGTGGTACGGCACGGCGCTGTCGAACCCGTTCCTGGTCGAAGCGCTGAAGAACAGCCTGTTCATCGCCACCACCAGTGCCCTGCTGGCGGCTGTGTTCGGCACCGCGGCGGCGCTGGGCCTCGCGCGTGTCGGAATCAGAACCCGGGCTGTCTTCGACGCGCTGCTGGGTGCCGCGATCGTGGTTCCCGGCGTCGTCATCGGCATCTCGACGCTGGTCGCGCTCGTCCAGCTGTTCGCCTTCGTCAATCCGTTCCTCGCCTCGATCTGGCCTGACGATCAGCCGCCGCGCCTGTCGCTCGGCTATGGTTCGATCATCGCCGCGCATGGCCTGTTCTCGATGGCGCTGGTGACGATGATCGTCGGCACGCGGCTCGGCAGTCTCGACCGCAACCTGGTCGAGGCCTCCAGCGATCTCTACGCGACGCCGCTGACGACGTTCCGCTCGATCGTGCTGCCGCAGATCATGCCGGCGGTGGTCGCCGGCTTCCTGCTCGCCTTCACCTTTTCCTTCGACGATTTCATCATCGCCTTCTTCGTCGCCGGCGCGCAGACGACGCTGCCGATCTATGTGTTCGCCTCGATCCGGCGCGGCGTGACTCCGGAAATCAACGCCATCGCGACGATCGTGCTCGTCGCCTCCGTGCTGCTCGTGGTGCTTGCCCAATGGCAGTTGCGCCAGCGCAAGCCGTCCAACTGA
- the bla gene encoding class A beta-lactamase, producing MTSRRSFIGGLAVVLTAPITLGAVAKAATSPTKFDGVLPKIRRIEAKSGGRLGVACRIAGTAVQFGYRENELFPMCSTFKTLAAALILHRVDGGVEQLDRSIEVPHDAVVANSPTTKNHAGGAMTVAQLCEAAVTVSDNGAANLLLASFGGPPQLTAYLRSIGDTVTRLDRIEPELNESVPGDPRDTTSPLAMIEDYERLALGDSLSQKSRVQLVDWLAANKTGDDRIRAGLPKGWKCGDKTGTGEHGSTNDAAVIWPMSGNPVLMSVYLTGTKQSLAKRNATIASVSRALVEAIEA from the coding sequence ATGACGAGCAGACGCAGTTTCATTGGTGGTCTCGCAGTGGTTTTGACGGCGCCCATCACGCTTGGCGCGGTGGCGAAGGCGGCAACAAGCCCGACAAAATTTGATGGGGTCTTGCCGAAAATAAGGCGGATCGAAGCGAAAAGCGGCGGCCGGCTTGGTGTGGCCTGCCGGATCGCAGGAACGGCGGTTCAGTTCGGTTATCGCGAGAACGAGCTGTTTCCGATGTGCAGCACCTTCAAGACGCTGGCCGCGGCGCTCATCCTGCATCGCGTCGACGGCGGCGTCGAGCAGCTCGACCGCAGCATAGAGGTGCCGCATGACGCCGTTGTCGCGAACTCGCCAACGACCAAGAACCATGCCGGCGGCGCAATGACGGTGGCGCAGCTTTGCGAGGCCGCGGTGACGGTCAGTGACAATGGCGCGGCCAATCTGCTGCTGGCCTCCTTTGGCGGACCGCCGCAACTGACCGCTTATCTGCGCTCGATCGGCGACACGGTGACCAGGCTCGACCGGATCGAGCCGGAGCTGAACGAATCCGTGCCGGGCGACCCCCGCGATACGACCTCGCCGCTAGCCATGATCGAGGATTACGAGCGCCTCGCTCTCGGCGACAGCCTGTCGCAAAAGAGCCGGGTGCAGCTTGTCGACTGGCTGGCGGCCAACAAGACCGGCGACGACCGCATCAGGGCAGGACTGCCGAAAGGCTGGAAATGCGGCGACAAGACTGGCACCGGCGAGCATGGCAGCACCAATGACGCGGCGGTCATCTGGCCGATGTCAGGCAATCCGGTTCTGATGTCGGTCTACCTGACCGGCACCAA